A genomic segment from Myxocyprinus asiaticus isolate MX2 ecotype Aquarium Trade chromosome 36, UBuf_Myxa_2, whole genome shotgun sequence encodes:
- the LOC127427138 gene encoding uncharacterized protein LOC127427138, whose product MYTKCKENNLHVRKEDIRLILSLLDPSGVEHRKARCHYFSKGQNYIWHFDSYDKLKPYGICINGCIDGFSRKIIWLNAYKTSSDPKVIGGYYIETVDDLSGYSRIVRGDCGTENVHVRDFQRFLRRNNIQQDFNTDSYLEVASTANQRIESWWGFLRKECMEFFISLFVDVKDRGLFDGGFLDKNLIRFCFMGIIQDELDKTAHVWDAHVIRPSKIDRVPSGRPNIMYLFPELYRAENYLLLVESGDLQLCKTECTFQSSIPCDSDVYDICNTVMAETHFDLPNDSYQAIDLYLHLRNEILTSL is encoded by the exons ATGTatacaaaatgtaaagaaaacaacTTGCATGTTCGAAAAGAAGATATACGTTTAATTTTGAGTTTATTAGATCCTAGTGGTGTAGAACACAGAAAAGCTCGGTGCCACTATTTCTCAAAAGGACAAAATTACATCTGGCACTTTGATTCTTATGACAAACTGAAGCCATATGGTATTTGCATAAACGGCTGTATTGACGGCTTTTCAAGAAAGATAATTTGGCTGAATGCATACAAAACAAGCAGTGACCCGAAGGTCATCGGAGGATACTACATAGAAACAGTGGATGACTTAAGTGGCTATTCTAGAATTGTTAGAGGTGATTGTGGAACAGAGAATGTACACGTGAGGGACTTCCAGCGTTTCCTCCGACGCAACAACATTCAGCAGGATTTCAACACTGACAGCTACCTGGAAGTTGCAAGCACAGCTAATCAACGAATAGAAAGTTGGTGGGGATTCCTGAGAAAAGAGTGCATGGAATTTTTCATCTCTTTGTTTGTTGACGTTAAGGACAGAGGATTGTTTGACGGGGGATTTTTGGATAAAAATCTCATCCGTTTCTGTTTTATGGGAATCATTCAG GATGAATTGGACAAGACTGCACATGTGTGGGATGCGCATGTAATTAGACCTTCCAAGATCGATCGAGTGCCAAGCGGTAGACCAAATATCATGTACTTGTTCCCAGAGCTGTACAGAGCAGAAAACTACCTGTTGCTGGTGGAGAGTGGTGACCTACAGCTGTGCAAGACAGAATGCACATTTCAATCATCAATACCATGTGACAGTGATGTCTATGACATTTGTAATACTGTCATGGCTGAGACACACTTTGATCTTCCAAATGACTCTTATCAAGCAATAGACTTGTACTTGCATTTAAGGAATGAGATATTAACCTCATTATAA